Proteins found in one Homalodisca vitripennis isolate AUS2020 chromosome 4, UT_GWSS_2.1, whole genome shotgun sequence genomic segment:
- the LOC124359690 gene encoding uncharacterized protein LOC124359690 has translation MSTGSIPLVIACVIILASVQARQPKVDLESFKTEETQGDITHVIYPRTGRLFHADYLRDNQIFRSLERTNFMRRGPFAKGVSLKRPKRDDGEVVPKKHVYVGAARIPSVETKKGVLVREKDIPSKAILVKVSSDHHKVEKRYKREIVKEGLSAQEVANVGQSHIEQTTPTVKQENTLEKNIEKISQDDLDEFNNKMSFENEITPITEEKMVQEDTAPVVRNNDTDKTLLLRDNKKESAEATVKIPEVDVGSDSQMRKTILDDSLKLYPVYRGVKYYYPLSERRLEYSPQLTVQVDMPVVSEEVQVRSAQNSTDNLEEEGRSRRPLKRLAFPLLLALKLKTAIMLPLILGLISLISFKGLWSGLTALAIAAALGLKALMGSGTRVVVQPPLLPPTPHHHSHHFPPHDYVEYWSRKGEEYSDYRPNSWS, from the exons ATGTCTACTGGATCAATACCATTGGTTATTGCGTGCGTGATCATCCTCGCGAGTGTTCAGGCGCGACAGCCCAAGGTGGACCTGGAAAGCTTCAAGACAGAAGAAACCCAAGGAGACATCACTCATGTGATATATCCCAGAACGGGAAGACTCTTCCATGCAGACTACTTGAGAGACAATCAGATATTTAGGTCGCTGGAGAGAACGAACTTCATGAGAAGAGGGCCGTTTGCGAAAGGAGTGTCACTGAAGAGGCCGAAAAGAGACGACGGAGAAGTTGTCCCGAAGAAACATGTGTATGTGGGTGCCGCAAGAATACCTAGTGTGGAAACTAAGAAAGGGGTATTAGTCAGGGAGAAAGATATACCGTCGAAAGCAATTTTGGTCAAAGTTAGCAGTGACCACCACAAAGTAGAAAAAAGGTACAAGAGAGAAATTGTTAAAGAAGGACTTTCCGCTCAAGAAGTTGCCAATGTCGGACAATCACACATAGAACAAACTACACCCACGGTGAAACAAGAGAATACTCTAGAGAAGAATATAGAAAAGATCTCTCAGGACGACTtagatgaatttaataataaaatgagttttGAAAATGAGATTACACCGATTACAGAAGAAAAGATGGTACAAGAAGATACTGCGCCAGTTGTGAGGAACAATGACACGGACAAAACTCTACTTCTTCGCGACAACAAGAAGGAATCCGCTGAAGCAACTGTTAAAATACCTGAAGTTGATGTTGGAAGTGATAGTCAAATGAGAAAGACGATATTGGACGATAGTTTGAAGCTGTACCCAGTGTACCGAGGAGTCAAGTACTACTATCCGCTTTCAGAAC GTCGCTTGGAGTATTCCCCTCAGCTGACAGTACAGGTGGATATGCCAGTCGTGTCGGAAGAGGTGCAAGTTCGGTCAGCGCAAAACTCTACTGATAATCTTGAAGAGGAAG GAAGGAGTAGGCGGCCGCTGAAGAGGCTGGCGTTCCCGCTGTTGCTGGCATTGAAACTGAAGACCGCCATCATGCTGCCCCTCATCCTTGGGCTGATCAGCCTCATCTCTTTCAAAGGACTGTGGTCAGGGCTGACGGCTCTGGCCATCGCGGCAGCACTGGGACTGAAAGCCCTGATGGGGAGCGGTACGAGAGTCGTGGTGCAGCCACCATTACTTCCCCCTACCCCGCACCACCATTCACACCACTTCCCGCCTCATGATTACGTTGAGTACTGGAGCCGTAAGGGCGAAGAATACAGCGACTATAGACCTAACTCCTGGTCCTAG
- the LOC124359692 gene encoding uncharacterized protein LOC124359692, whose product MNPSMLLLILVPLVSAAVVDFRPEENEVIGRSADSSGGWKLVSKVMSDCGSEDVSEVMNCLGVKAVAVLDRAARMGNIEVYSGVTLSKNTEVPEDGRNGRALLTETEITQSLPQDPTARTARVMDLLYDATVRFLQSHTLQFKLPQGAPESFSRALEEGRGKLKKKLFPIIALVGLKLFAVIPIILGVIGLVAAKALIVGKLALIISGIIALQKFLGQGGTSGFSYYGKNPLGGSDWSSGGSSAGWSTSGSAGSGGYTYRRSLEDEAQKLAYSAHVPEDETNAQ is encoded by the exons ATGAATCCCAGTATGTTGTTGTTGATCTTGGTCCCCCTAGTGAGTGCGGCGGTCGTCGACTTCAGGCCTGAAGAGAATGAAGTGATCGGAAGAAGTGCTGACTCTAGTGGCGGCTGGAAGCTGGTCTCCAAAGTGATGTCTGACTGCGGATCCGAGGATGTAAGCGAGGTCATGAACTGCCTCGGAGTCAAGGCCGTTGCTGTCCTCGACCGTGCCGCGAGGATGGGCAACATCGAGGTCTACTCAGGAGTCACCCTCAGCAAGAACACCGAAGTCCCCGAGGACGGCAGGAATGGACGGGCTCTCCTCACTGAGACTGAGATCACCCAGAGTCTCCCCCAGGATCCTACTGCGAGGACCGCCCGTGTCATGGACCTTCTGTATGACGCTACTGTCAGGTTCCTGCAATCTCACACCCTCCAGTTCAAGCTGCCACAAGGTGCCCCCGAGTCCTTCTCACGTGCTCTGGAAGaag GCCGTGGCAAGCTGAAGAAGAAGCTGTTCCCCATCATCGCCCTGGTTGGTCTGAAGCTGTTCGCCGTCATCCCAATCATCCTGGGAGTCATCGGCTTGGTCGCCGCTAAGGCCCTCATCGTCGGTAAACTGGCCCTCATTATCTCCGGAATCATCGCTCTCCAGAAGTTCTTGGGACAGGGTGGTACTTCCGGTTTCAGCTACTACGGAAAGAACCCC TTGGGTGGCAGTGACTGGTCTTCTGGAGGATCATCTGCCGGCTGGAGCACAAGTGGAAGTGCAGGCTCTGGAGGCTACACCTACAGGAGAAGTCTGGAGGACGAGGCTCAGAAGTTGGCGTACAGCGCACACGTCCCTGAGGACGAGACCAATGCCCAGTGA